GGTCTCGTAGTGGGTGACGCTCGGACGGCCGTCGCTGACGACCGCCCAGCGGTAGTCGTGCGTCGGGTGCCGGCCGATCGGCGCGTCGATGGTGCCGCGGCTGGGGTCCGGGTGGCCTTGGACCAGCGCGCGATACCGCTTGTCGACCGTCCGGTTGCGAAACGCGTTCTTCAGCACCGAATACGCCCGCTCGCTCTTGGCGACCACCATCAACCCGGTGGTGCCGACGTCGAGGCGATGCACGACTCCCTGGCGTTCTGCGGCTCCGGAGGTCGAGATGCGGTAGCCGGCGGCGGCCAGCCCGCCGATCACGGTCGGCCCCGACCACCCGGGACTCGGGTGCGCCGCGACGCCGACCGGCTTGTCGACGACGACGATGTCCTCGTCGTCGTACACGACCTGCAGCCCGTCGACGGCGATCGGCTCGAGCGCGACCGTCGCCGGCTCCGGCAGCGAGACCTCGATCCACTCCCCCGCGCTGACCCGCTGCGACTTCGCGGGGGCTGACCCGTCCAGCAGCACCCCGCCGGCGGCCACCAGGTCGGCAGCCGCGGTGCGCGACAGGCCGAACAGCCGTGCGACGGCGGCGTCGACCCGGCTGCCGTCGAGCCCCTCCGGCAGCGGAAGGCGCCGGACCTGGCTCATCGGGGTCGGCCGTCCATCTCGATCCCGCGTGCGGCCAGCAGGA
This genomic interval from Mycobacteriales bacterium contains the following:
- a CDS encoding RluA family pseudouridine synthase — encoded protein: MSQVRRLPLPEGLDGSRVDAAVARLFGLSRTAAADLVAAGGVLLDGSAPAKSQRVSAGEWIEVSLPEPATVALEPIAVDGLQVVYDDEDIVVVDKPVGVAAHPSPGWSGPTVIGGLAAAGYRISTSGAAERQGVVHRLDVGTTGLMVVAKSERAYSVLKNAFRNRTVDKRYRALVQGHPDPSRGTIDAPIGRHPTHDYRWAVVSDGRPSVTHYETVEAFRAASLLDIRLETGRTHQIRVHLSAVRHPCVGDLTYGADPTLAARIGLQRQWLHARSLAFDHPTQHRPVEFVSEPPADLRDALDALAAQS